The Pygocentrus nattereri isolate fPygNat1 chromosome 17, fPygNat1.pri, whole genome shotgun sequence genome window below encodes:
- the cldn11a gene encoding claudin-11a, protein MANTCLQLTGFLVSLLGWVGLIIATATNEWVVTCKYGMNTCKKMDELGSKGLWAECVISTALYHCISLNQILELPAYIQTSRALMITASMLGLPAAALLLVSMPCVNLGGEGQSAKNKQALLGGALTLIVALCGIISTVWFPIGAHQEQALMSFGFSLYAGWVGAAFSLLGGCMIVCCSLESPAPYADSGRFYYSKHGQSNPTSPSSTNHAKSAHV, encoded by the exons ATGGCGAATACGTGCCTGCAGTTGACCGGCTTTCTGGTCAGTCTGCTTGGCTGGGTGGGCCTCATCATTGCCACGGCAACTAACGAATGGGTGGTGACCTGTAAGTATGGCATGAACACCTGTAAGAAGATGGACGAGCTGGGGAGCAAAGGGCTGTGGGCGGAGTGCGTGATCTCCACGGCGCTGTACCACTGCATCTCCCTCAACCAGATCCTCGAGCTGCCCG CGTATATCCAGACGTCGCGGGCTCTGATGATAACGGCCTCCATGCTGGGTTTACCTGCTGCCGCGCTGCTGCTGGTCTCCATGCCGTGTGTGAACCTCGGGGGTGAAGGACAGAGCGCCAAAAACAAGCAGGCCCTGCTGGGAGGAGCCCTGACTCTGATAGTGG CTCTGTGTGGGATCATATCCACCGTGTGGTTCCCCATCGGAGCCCACCAGGAGCAGGCCTTGATGTCGTTCGGTTTCTCCCTGTACGCCGGCTGGGTGGGGGCTGCGTTCTCTCTGCTAGGCGGCTGCATGATCGTCTGCTGTTCCCTGGAGTCTCCGGCGCCGTATGCGGACAGTGGCCGCTTCTACTACTCCAAACACGGCCAGAGCAACCCCACCAGcccctcctccaccaaccaCGCCAAGAGCGCGCACGTGTAG